The region TATGGTGGCACGCACACAGTGACTGGTCTCGAGCCACCGTACATGGTTTACTAGTCATCTCTCCCAAGATCGGAACTACTTTCCCGTTTCCTAAACCTCATGCAGAGGTTCCTGTCATCTTAGGTCTTTAATCTTTATCCCCAACTCtccttatatatgtatataaattaaataatatgtcCTTCAATTTCTACGTTCGAATATTTCGTACGTAAAGCATATTGAATCAATATTTGAACATGCATGCAGGCGAGTGGTGGAAAAATGATATACAGACAGTGATGGAAGACTTCTTACGTAGCGGGGGTGATCCAGCTATCTCTGATGCTCTAACAATTAATGGTCAACCTGGAGATCAATACAATTGCTCTGGTCCAGGTTCTTCCTTCGATTCTCATCTTTCATTGTGCAAATTTCAAATTTGTGATTAGCTAAAAGTATATATTAGCAAGATGTATTTTCGGATAGAATAATAATACTTAAGGATTCGTAATATGTACTTGAATGTTTCCAGAAACAACCACAGTAAAAGTGGAACAAGGAAAGACTTACATGCTTCGAATGGTGAATGCCGCGATGAACAACATCATGTTCGTTGCAATTGCAAACCATCAAGTCACTGTCGTAGGAACTGATGGGGCCTACACCAAGCCGATGAAAACCAATTACGTGGCTATATCACCGGGACAAACCATAGACCTCTTGTTAGAAGCAAATCAACCCCGCAATCGCTATTATCTGGAAGCGAAGCTCTACAACAGCAACCCTCGAAGTCTCTTTGATAATACCACCACCACAGCCATCATCGAGTACATTAATGGGAACTACAACGCATCAGCTACACCTTTTTCACCTCTTCTTCCAACTTTTAACGACCGAAATGCATCTGCGAACTTTACTAGTAGCCTACGAAGTTTAGCAAGCAGTGCTCATCCAATTGACGTTCCACTTGAAATCACGAGAAAGCTACTCTATACCCTGTCGATTAACAGATTGCCTTGTGCTACGTGTGTGGGAAGGGATAACAGGTTTGCAGCAAGCATAAACAACATTACATTTGATACCCCAAGGACTTCGATTCTTGGAGCTTACTACCGTGGAATGAATGGTGTTTATGGCGACGACTTCCCTGATAATCCCCCTTTCATCTTCAACTACACAtcggatagtttgaataattcaCTACAAACTCCAATGGATGGGACGGAGGTGAAAATTCTGAAATATAACGATACGGTGGAGCTTGTTTTCCAAGGAACAAATGTGGTTTCAGGGATAGATCATCCTATGCATTTGCATGGATATAGTTTCTATGTTGTTGGGTCTGGATTTGGTAACTTCGATAGACAACGAGATCCTCTCAATTATAACCTTGTTGATCCTCCTCTTCAGCAGACAATTGCTGTTCCTCAAAATGGCTGGACAGCCATTAGATTCCGCGCAAATAACCCTGGTAATTAGTCAATTTCCTTCTAGTTTTATAAATTgttagaaaaaagaaaaaagacaaTTTCAAATTTCATTTCATTATATATTATTCTAATTAATCATGTTAACTAATATATTCATTTGA is a window of Lactuca sativa cultivar Salinas chromosome 1, Lsat_Salinas_v11, whole genome shotgun sequence DNA encoding:
- the LOC111875989 gene encoding laccase-14 isoform X1 — its product is MNMHVLFLGFLLILGFIQSQAALVRYTFVVQETNYTRLCSTKKILTVNGQYPGPTISARRGDTVIVDVVNQASQNITIHWHGVKLPRYPWSDGPEFITQCPIQPGSRFSQKIILSDEEGTLWWHAHSDWSRATVHGLLVISPKIGTTFPFPKPHAEVPVILGEWWKNDIQTVMEDFLRSGGDPAISDALTINGQPGDQYNCSGPETTTVKVEQGKTYMLRMVNAAMNNIMFVAIANHQVTVVGTDGAYTKPMKTNYVAISPGQTIDLLLEANQPRNRYYLEAKLYNSNPRSLFDNTTTTAIIEYINGNYNASATPFSPLLPTFNDRNASANFTSSLRSLASSAHPIDVPLEITRKLLYTLSINRLPCATCVGRDNRFAASINNITFDTPRTSILGAYYRGMNGVYGDDFPDNPPFIFNYTSDSLNNSLQTPMDGTEVKILKYNDTVELVFQGTNVVSGIDHPMHLHGYSFYVVGSGFGNFDRQRDPLNYNLVDPPLQQTIAVPQNGWTAIRFRANNPGVWFMHCHFERHVSWGMEMVFIVRNGKSADTRILPPPPDMPKC
- the LOC111875989 gene encoding laccase-14 isoform X2; the encoded protein is MNMHVLFLGFLLILGFIQSQAALVRYTFVVQETNYTRLCSTKKILTVNGQYPGPTISARRGDTVIVDVVNQASQNITIHWHGVKLPRYPWSDGPEFITQCPIQPGSRFSQKIILSDEEGTLWWHAHSDWSRATVHGLLVISPKIGTTFPFPKPHAEVPVILGEWWKNDIQTVMEDFLRSGGDPAISDALTINGQPGDQYNCSETTTVKVEQGKTYMLRMVNAAMNNIMFVAIANHQVTVVGTDGAYTKPMKTNYVAISPGQTIDLLLEANQPRNRYYLEAKLYNSNPRSLFDNTTTTAIIEYINGNYNASATPFSPLLPTFNDRNASANFTSSLRSLASSAHPIDVPLEITRKLLYTLSINRLPCATCVGRDNRFAASINNITFDTPRTSILGAYYRGMNGVYGDDFPDNPPFIFNYTSDSLNNSLQTPMDGTEVKILKYNDTVELVFQGTNVVSGIDHPMHLHGYSFYVVGSGFGNFDRQRDPLNYNLVDPPLQQTIAVPQNGWTAIRFRANNPGVWFMHCHFERHVSWGMEMVFIVRNGKSADTRILPPPPDMPKC